From the Halodesulfovibrio sp. MK-HDV genome, the window TCTGTTCCGGTTCTCCATCCTCAACTTCAGCAACGTCACGAACCGTTGGCTCCTGCCATTGTGTGGAAGGTTCCTGCGCGAGGTTGAAGTGCATTCTGAATTGTTCAAGACGCGAAACAGAACGCGCGAACCGTTCTTCTGTGCATGGGAAGATGAGATAATCTGTGGCTTCGAGTTCAAACGCTGTAAATGCGTCGTCCTCGTTATCTGCCAGAAAAATGAGAGCCGGTTGTTTGGTACGTCCGCGGAGGCGCCGTGTGAGTTCAAAGCCGTCGCGTGGTTCCTTGATGGAAACAGCTACAACGAGAACAGCGTATTCAATGGCACTGAGTAATTCCAGTGCCTCATCCACATGCACGGCCTCGCCCACTATACGCACGAAATCGACAGGCTCGAAAAACTTTCTGAGCTGTGTTCGGATTTCCGGATCTGGATGAACAAGTAGTGTTGGTAACATAGTAGGCAACCGTGATTTGAAAGCTGAAAAAAATATTTACATAACTGACTCGCACAATACTACATTCTCAACTGCATCATGTGAAGGGAAACTCGACCTTCTCTGGTTGAACAGTGAATTCGTACCGAAATATGGAGTAATCAGCAAAGGATAACATTTGAAAACCAATAAATTCGCAGTCGGGAGGACGACACTTCCGCGGGATAGCGGGGAAGCGGTTGTTAACCGTTGGCGAATATTAGAGCGATGCGAAAGCTAGTGTCCTAAGGGGGAGTACTTTTCATGGAGGCGCTTGCCTAGCCCCAAAATGTATCTACCTGGCAGCATTTCTTTGGATATAAAAAAAGACCGCACAATGTGCGGCCTTTCTTACGTTCTTAAGAGAGCGTCTTGCTATTTAGCAAAGCCTACTGCTCGGCGTTCGCGAATTACAGTTACGCGAATCTGACCCGGGTAGGTAAGATTGTTTTCAATCTTATCAGCAATCTCTTTACAGAGTAGGTAGGTGGAATCGTCATCTACGTTATCGGAGTTAACCATAACGCGGATTTCACGACCAGCCTGAATAGCGTAAGCTTTTGCTACGCCATCAAATGCTGTTGCAATGCCTTCGAGTTCTTCGAGGCGTTTAACGTAGTTCTCAAGGAGTTCTTTACGAGCGCCTGGACGAGCACCGGACAAGGAGTCCGCAGCCTGAACGAGAACTGCAAGAGCAGTGGTCGGCGGAGTATCTTCATGGTGCGCTGCAATTGCATGCACGATGTCTTTAGCTTCACCGTATTTTTTAGCCAGATCAGCACCGATAAGTGCGTGCGGGCCTTCAACTTCATGGTCGATAGCTTTACCAAGGTCATGCAGTAAGCCTGCACGTTTAGCCTTTTTGATATCAAGGCCAAGCTCAGCAGCCATCATTCCACAGAGAGAAGAAACTTCCAAAGAATGCTGTAAAACATTCTGGGAGAAACTTGTGCGGTATTTAAGCTGACCGAGGAACTTAATAAGCTCAGGATGGATACCGTGAACACCAGCATCGAAAGTGGCCTGTTCGCCAACTTCACGAAGCTGAACTTCAAGCTCTTCCTTAACCTTGCCAACAACATCTTCAATGCGTGCAGGGTGAATACGGCCATCGCTGATGAGACGTTCGAGTGCCATTTTGGCAATCTGACGACGCAGCGGGCTGTATGCGGAAAGGATGACTGTTTCAGGAGTATCATCAATAATGAGATCAACACCGGTGGCTGCTTCGATAGCGCGAATGTTACGCCCTTCACGGCCGATGATGCGTCCTTTCATATCTTCGCTTGGCAGGGTAACAGCGGTAACGGTCTGTTCACCAACGTAGTCACCTGCGTAGCGCTGGATAGCAGTAGCAATAATGTGCTGAGATTTGCGGTTAGCAGTCTCTTTTGCTTCCATTTCAATCTGGCGAACCATTTTAGCGGCTTCATGCTTAGTACGTGCTTCCACTTCGCTGAAGAGGCGTTCTTTCGCTTCTTCAATGGTAAGGCCAGATACTTCTTGTAATTTCAGTTCCTGCTCATCAAGTTTGGAGTCGAGCAGTGCAATTTTATCTTCGATTTTACGTTCTTTGCGAGTGAGGTCTTTTTCCAGAGAAAGCAGTTCCTGTTCTTTCTGGTTAGCCTGTTCGCGCTTACGTTCTACGCGTTCACTGAGTTCCTGAATTTTACGGTCGCGAGCTTTGGTTTCATTCTCACGGTCTTTAAATTCACGGTCAAGTTCGCGCTTCTGTTTGTATATCTCGTCCTGACCCTGAAGAATAATTTCTTTCTTTTGAGCCTGTGCTTCCTTACGAGCTTCTTCAATGATGCGTGTGGATAGTTCCTTCGCGTCACCCAATCGCTTAGAGGAAACAACTTTATGCAGTGCGTATCCGGAGCCAGCTCCAATAATAGCACCAACAAGGACGAGCCCGAGTGATATCAGACTCATACCTTTTCTCCCGTTATTACACACAGATTCTGTGAATCTGAGATGTACATGTTTAGAGCACAGATGTGCCTTTATATATAAAGGGAGAGTGGAAAAAAAAAAGCCCCGACTGTCTATATAAATTAATACAGTATGGCGTATTGCGAGCAGGAAAATGTCAAATTAAGACAAGTTATCCTGTGTTGCTGCGTCATTATCTGCACAGCCTTCCACTCTCGTTGTTAATCGTTCTAATCGTTGTTCAAGCGTTAGCAGCCTGTCTGCTGTAAGCAAATAATCATCTGCAAGCCCCAAGACAAGGAAGATGAGCAACTTTTCCTTGCTTATAGGCATACCCGGACTGTAGAGCGTGTTAAAACGGTCCTCTACAAGAATTTTCGCCCGTTCGACAGCGTCGTGGTCCGCTTCCGATTTGAAAGAGACCTCGGTGCCGAGTATTTTCAGAGTGAAGCTGCGCATAGCTTATTACATTGAGTCTGTAGGGTTTGAAAGCTTAGACAGCAGACCGTCAATGCGGCCCATAACTGCATCTTTCGTGGAACGTTCTTGTTCCAATTCGTCCTTCAAGGAGCGATTCTCTTCTTCGAGCACAGAAAGACTTACTTCAACTTCTTCTTTAAGCTGAATATTTTCGTTCTTAAGCAACTCTACTTCTTCAAGAAGAGATTCTAATCTTTGTTCTAAACGGTCTATAAGTTCCATAAGCTTTAACTATCCTTTTTGGTACGAGAAATCAATACTAGCATTTTTTGGGCAAGTTCTTCTGCTTGCCACGAGCAACAGCAATCGTGTTTTCAGGAATATCTTTTGTTATAACGGAGCCTGCTCCAACAAGGGAATTTTTTCCCACGCAAACTGGAGCAACCAGAGAAGAGTTAGAGCCGATGAAGGCATTGTCTTCGATGATTGTCTTGTACTTGTTAACGCCGTCGTAGTTACATGTAATTGTACCTGCGCCAATGTTAACACCAGTACCCACTTCAGTATCACCAAGGTAGGTGAAGTGGTTTGCTTTGGAGCCTTCTCCCAATACGGTTTTTTTCATTTCTACAAAGTTACCGACTTTGGCACTCTGTTCCATGACAGCACCTGGACGAAGCCGTGCGTAAGGACCTACTGTACAGTCGTTCCCTACAGTTGCACCATCAAGGTGGCTAAATGGATGAATAACACACCCTTCTGCCAAAGTGGAATCTTTAATCCAAGTGTTAGAATAAATTTCTGCGCCGCGTTTCACATGGGTAGTACCATAGAGTTCACACGGGCCATGCAGTACGGCACCCGGCTCAAGCGTTACCATTGGTCCAAGGCGCACGTATTCCGGCGCATGGATGGTCACACCTTGTTCAAGCCATTCCATAACAAGAGTGGCACGAAGCAGGGATTCTGAACGCACAAGTTCCGCAGGATTGTTGATGCCGAGCAGCTGCGGATCGTTGCCACATTCCACACCGGCAACGGTCATCTGTTCTTGAACAGCAAATCCTACGAGATCTGTAATATAATATTCACCGCTCTTGTTCTCGTTGCAAAGGCGTTTGAGAAGCGGTGTAACACTTGCGATATTGAGCAGGTAGATACCTGCATTGATTTCACGGGGCTCTGGACCATGCAGATTTTCATCGTAGTCTTTCGCTTCGATAATAGCAGCTACATCGCCAAGATGACGCACAACGCGGCCGAATGAGCCGGGATGTGGAAGGGTAAGAGTCATGAAACCAATATCAGCGTTATTGGAAAGAGACTCTTTTAGAAAATTGATGAGCCGGGGCTGCGGTAATAGAGGAGTGTCACCATTAACAACAAGAACATGAGAGAGACCGGACTCTACGAGTTCGTCCCATGCTGTTTGTAATGCGTGTCCTGTACCGAGCTGTTCGGTTTGGTGAATAAAATTACGTTCTTCGCCGGCAAATTTTTCTTCAATCATTTCTGATCGATGACCAACTACGGTCCAGATGCCTTCTCCGAAGAGCGGGTCTAAAGCTGTATATACATAACGGAGCATTGGTGCGCCTAAAAGTTCCTGAAGAACTTTGGGCTTGTCAGAATGCATACGGGTACCTTTACCCGCAGCAAGCACAAGTGCTCCGATTGTTTCTCTGGCAGACATTCTTACTCCTGAGATACCATGGTAACAAGTACTTCTAACGCATATGTACTACGTGTGTGAGCGGGGACTTGTCTAGTAGAAACGTATAATTGAATTTATAAGGAAAAGACTGGGAGTGGCGTGGCAAGGGGGCTGGAAGGAATTGTTTGTAATGCAGTGGCTTGGAATATTTAATGATAAAAAAAAAGCAGGCTGTTCGAAAACAGCCTGCTCTTACTATTACGATAATCTGAATATTATTCAGGATTACGCACTTTGAGGCGATGGAGTGAACGAGCAAGAGCTGCTCGTGCACGAGCGTAGTCAACTGCGTCCATTTCCATGGACATGCGTTGTTCAGCACGCTCTCTGGCCTGACGAGCACGACCGAGATCGATGTCTTCAGCACGCTCGGCAGCTTCAGCAAGGATGGTTACTTTGTTCTCGGAGATCTCTGCAAAACCGCCGGAGACAAACACGTAACGTGTCTGGCCGCCAACATTGTAGTGCAAAGGACCGATCTGAAGTGCAGCAAGGAACGGTATGTGATTTGGCAAAATACCAAACTCACCGTTGTGCCCAGGTGCACCTACATAGTCCACATCTTCACTAAGTACGAGCCGATCTGGCGTTACAATCTCGAGACGAAGTATATTTCCCATAAGTCAGCTCCTTTTAGGGATTAAGCCTGCTGACCCTGGTTGTACTTCTCGATAGCCATTTCAATGCCGCCGACCATGTAGAAGTCGTTTTCGGCCATGTGGTCGTAGTCACCGTCAAGAATGCCTCTAAAGCCTTTGATGGTGTCTTCAAGTTTTACATACTCACCAGGGGTGCCGGTAAATACTTCCGCTACGTGGAACGGCTGGGAAAGGAAACGCTGAATACGACGTGCGCGTGCTACCACGAGCTGGTCATCATCAGAGAGTTCGTCCATACCGAGAATTGCGATGATATCCTGAAGATCTTTGTACTTCTGGAGGCTCATCTGCACTTCACGAGCGATATTGTAATGTTCTTCACCTACGACGTTCGGGTCAAGAATACGGGAGGTAGAGTCAAGCGGGTCAACCGCTGGATAAATACCAAGTTCCGCAATCTGACGAGAAAGTACAAGAGTACCGTCAAGGTGAGAGAATGTGGTTGCCGGAGCAGGGTCAGTCAAGTCATCAGCAGGTACGTATACAGCCTGAACAGAGGTAATAGAACCTTTGGTTGTGGATGTAATACGTTCCTGAAGGCCACCAAGGTCAGTACCGAGAGTAGGCTGGTAGCCTACCGCTGATGGCATACGACCGAGGAGAGCAGATACTTCTGAACCAGCCTGAGTAAAGCGGAAGATGTTGTCAACGAAGAGAAGCACGTCCTGGTTCTCTTCATCACGGTAATATTCCGCACAGGTGAGAGCAGTAAGCGCAACACGTGCACGTGCTCCCGGAGGTTCGTTCATCTGACCATATACGAGGGCGGCTTTCTCAAGAACGCCAGCGTCTTTCATTTCATGGTAAAGGTCGTTACCTTCACGGGTACGTTCACCAACACCAGCAAATACGGAGATACCACCGTGCTGCTTAGCGATGTTGTTAATCATTTCCATGAGAATAACAGTTTTACCTACACCAGCACCACCGAAGAGACCCATCTTACCACCCTTAGGGAATGGAATGAGGAGGTCTACAACTTTAATACCAGTTTCAAGAACTTCAACGTTAGTGTCCTGCTCTGTAAATGACGGAGCAGAGCGGTGAATAGGCATCATCTTTTTAGCATCGATGGGACCCATTTCATCCACTGGTTCACCAACAACGTTCATGATGCGGCCAAGGGAAGCATCACCAACTGGTACAGTAATAGCTGCGCCAGTATCGATTACTTCCATACCACGAACAAGACCTTCAGTAGCGTCCATCGCGATGGTACGAACTACGTTGTCGCCGAGGTGCTGTGCTACTTCACAGATAAGCACAGGGGCGTCGGTGTTATTCGGGTTTTCAATTTTAACAGCATTCAGAATATTCGGCAGGTTGCCATCGGCAAACTCGATATCAACAACCGCGCCGATAACCTGAACGATTTTACCTACGTTAGCCATAGCTCATTCGCTCCCTTACTTATCCTTTCAGCGCTTCAGCGCCACCGACAATATCCATTAGGTCACTGGTAATGGCGGCCTGACGAGTCTTGTTGTAGATAAGAGTCAGGTTGTCGACCATTTCGTCACAGTTCTTTGTGGCATTATCCATGGCTGCCATACGAGCTGCATGTTCTGATGCAGAGGTATCAAGCAGGCCACGATAAATCTGGACCTTAATAAAGCGGGGCAGAAGTTCTGCAAGAAGACCTTCTACAGCTGGTTCGTAAATAAACTCTTTTTTAACGCCTGAGGTATCTTCTTCAACCTCAGGTGCTTCGTCAGAGGACATAGGTAGGATCTGTTGTTCAACAGGAACCTGTTTACCCATGCTCACGAATTCACCGTAAATGAGTACAACTTCATCAAGTTCACCGCTGAGATAGGAGTGGATAAGTTCCATTCCGAGCTCGTTAGCAAGAGAGAAGTCAAAATTGCCCATAGAATCCGGGTAGCCTTTTATAAGGTCAAACTCAGATTTGTGCGCAAAATCGCGTCCTTTCTTACCTATGCAGTAGAATTTAACGTCTTTACCTTCCGCAGTCTTTGCTTTGGCAAGCTTGCCAGCCTTAGAAATAAGGCCCGCGTTGAAGCTGCCGCAAAGTCCACGGTCGGAAGTTGCAAGCACAATCGCACAAGTTTTGATTTCCTCACGGATTTCAAGAAGTGGATGTGCATTCTCGTCTGCTTTGCTGGCAAGATCGCCCAGCATTTCGTAGAATTTATCCGCATAAGGGCGGAAGCGTTCGATACGAGACTGAGCACCACGCAGTTTTGCAGAAGCAACCATGTTCATTGCTTTTGTAATCTGCTTGGTTTTCTTAACCCCGGCAATCTGTAGCTGGACATCTTTCAATGAAGGCATAAACTACACCTCCAATCCTTAAGCGCTAAAGCTTTTTTTGAACTCGTTGATAGCGGCTTTCAGGCGACCTTCAATATCGTCGTCAATGACGGCGCGTTCTTTGAGGTCAGCGAGAATGTCGGACTTAGAAGAACGAAGGAAGTCAAGTAAGCCGGATTCGAATTCACGAATACGCTCAACTTCAACGTCATCCATAAAACCACGAGTAGCAGCATACATAGACGAAATCTGATCGCAGAATTCCATTGGCTCGTACTGAGGCTGCTTAAGCAGCTCAACGAGACGGGCACCACGATTAAGTTTTGCCTGTGTAGCTTTATCAAGGTCAGAACCGAACTGAGCAAACGCTGCGAGTTCA encodes:
- a CDS encoding LytTR family DNA-binding domain-containing protein — translated: MLPTLLVHPDPEIRTQLRKFFEPVDFVRIVGEAVHVDEALELLSAIEYAVLVVAVSIKEPRDGFELTRRLRGRTKQPALIFLADNEDDAFTAFELEATDYLIFPCTEERFARSVSRLEQFRMHFNLAQEPSTQWQEPTVRDVAEVEDGEPEQTLQLPLEEEEQDQFLNALRQAWELTEKFRPAEIEKLAITSGGRTMLLPYNEIIFIEANEDYTYVHTASGKHLTSYRLKILEARLRPHNFFRAHRKFLVNLDMVTEIASLPGSNFMLRTAGRTRIEIPISRRRLGELKQVLGL
- the rny gene encoding ribonuclease Y, which codes for MSLISLGLVLVGAIIGAGSGYALHKVVSSKRLGDAKELSTRIIEEARKEAQAQKKEIILQGQDEIYKQKRELDREFKDRENETKARDRKIQELSERVERKREQANQKEQELLSLEKDLTRKERKIEDKIALLDSKLDEQELKLQEVSGLTIEEAKERLFSEVEARTKHEAAKMVRQIEMEAKETANRKSQHIIATAIQRYAGDYVGEQTVTAVTLPSEDMKGRIIGREGRNIRAIEAATGVDLIIDDTPETVILSAYSPLRRQIAKMALERLISDGRIHPARIEDVVGKVKEELEVQLREVGEQATFDAGVHGIHPELIKFLGQLKYRTSFSQNVLQHSLEVSSLCGMMAAELGLDIKKAKRAGLLHDLGKAIDHEVEGPHALIGADLAKKYGEAKDIVHAIAAHHEDTPPTTALAVLVQAADSLSGARPGARKELLENYVKRLEELEGIATAFDGVAKAYAIQAGREIRVMVNSDNVDDDSTYLLCKEIADKIENNLTYPGQIRVTVIRERRAVGFAK
- a CDS encoding cell division protein ZapA yields the protein MRSFTLKILGTEVSFKSEADHDAVERAKILVEDRFNTLYSPGMPISKEKLLIFLVLGLADDYLLTADRLLTLEQRLERLTTRVEGCADNDAATQDNLS
- the zapB gene encoding cell division protein ZapB — its product is MELIDRLEQRLESLLEEVELLKNENIQLKEEVEVSLSVLEEENRSLKDELEQERSTKDAVMGRIDGLLSKLSNPTDSM
- the glmU gene encoding bifunctional UDP-N-acetylglucosamine diphosphorylase/glucosamine-1-phosphate N-acetyltransferase GlmU, with the translated sequence MSARETIGALVLAAGKGTRMHSDKPKVLQELLGAPMLRYVYTALDPLFGEGIWTVVGHRSEMIEEKFAGEERNFIHQTEQLGTGHALQTAWDELVESGLSHVLVVNGDTPLLPQPRLINFLKESLSNNADIGFMTLTLPHPGSFGRVVRHLGDVAAIIEAKDYDENLHGPEPREINAGIYLLNIASVTPLLKRLCNENKSGEYYITDLVGFAVQEQMTVAGVECGNDPQLLGINNPAELVRSESLLRATLVMEWLEQGVTIHAPEYVRLGPMVTLEPGAVLHGPCELYGTTHVKRGAEIYSNTWIKDSTLAEGCVIHPFSHLDGATVGNDCTVGPYARLRPGAVMEQSAKVGNFVEMKKTVLGEGSKANHFTYLGDTEVGTGVNIGAGTITCNYDGVNKYKTIIEDNAFIGSNSSLVAPVCVGKNSLVGAGSVITKDIPENTIAVARGKQKNLPKKC
- a CDS encoding F0F1 ATP synthase subunit epsilon codes for the protein MGNILRLEIVTPDRLVLSEDVDYVGAPGHNGEFGILPNHIPFLAALQIGPLHYNVGGQTRYVFVSGGFAEISENKVTILAEAAERAEDIDLGRARQARERAEQRMSMEMDAVDYARARAALARSLHRLKVRNPE
- the atpD gene encoding F0F1 ATP synthase subunit beta, which gives rise to MANVGKIVQVIGAVVDIEFADGNLPNILNAVKIENPNNTDAPVLICEVAQHLGDNVVRTIAMDATEGLVRGMEVIDTGAAITVPVGDASLGRIMNVVGEPVDEMGPIDAKKMMPIHRSAPSFTEQDTNVEVLETGIKVVDLLIPFPKGGKMGLFGGAGVGKTVILMEMINNIAKQHGGISVFAGVGERTREGNDLYHEMKDAGVLEKAALVYGQMNEPPGARARVALTALTCAEYYRDEENQDVLLFVDNIFRFTQAGSEVSALLGRMPSAVGYQPTLGTDLGGLQERITSTTKGSITSVQAVYVPADDLTDPAPATTFSHLDGTLVLSRQIAELGIYPAVDPLDSTSRILDPNVVGEEHYNIAREVQMSLQKYKDLQDIIAILGMDELSDDDQLVVARARRIQRFLSQPFHVAEVFTGTPGEYVKLEDTIKGFRGILDGDYDHMAENDFYMVGGIEMAIEKYNQGQQA
- a CDS encoding F0F1 ATP synthase subunit gamma → MPSLKDVQLQIAGVKKTKQITKAMNMVASAKLRGAQSRIERFRPYADKFYEMLGDLASKADENAHPLLEIREEIKTCAIVLATSDRGLCGSFNAGLISKAGKLAKAKTAEGKDVKFYCIGKKGRDFAHKSEFDLIKGYPDSMGNFDFSLANELGMELIHSYLSGELDEVVLIYGEFVSMGKQVPVEQQILPMSSDEAPEVEEDTSGVKKEFIYEPAVEGLLAELLPRFIKVQIYRGLLDTSASEHAARMAAMDNATKNCDEMVDNLTLIYNKTRQAAITSDLMDIVGGAEALKG